ACCCTGAGAGTAGATTGGATTACCGGAAATATCCTTCCAGAAGGTATTGTTCTGAATGATCTGAGCGGATGTCATTTCATTTGTTATCACAATCATCAGACAAACAAACATGAATTTTTTTATTCCTGATTTCCGGTACATTTCAGGTCCCCCATGGATTGGTGTATCTGTTAATAAGCATTTAACAAGCTACTTCATCAAATTGATATTAAATACTTTTGCCCCGTTCTGTGAAACCAGTTCCAGAAGATATAGCCCGTTTTCAAGATGACCAATTGGCAATTGATATCTATAGGAACCTGTCATTTTCCTGTTCAGAACTATTTTCCCATCCATTCTGTACATCCTTACTCTTACAGCCTCTGAATGACGTTCTGTTTGAATCGTAAAGTCGGTCTGAGGTGTAACCTGTATGTAACCGGATGATGCCGCTCCTGATCCGAAGTCAAATTTATACGACTGAGCATGAGATGCTGCCGCATAAAAGGTAAGCATGAAAAACAATTTTACAAGCAGGCTTTTTTTCTGTAATCTCACTGTTCAGTCCTTTGATTACTGTCCTGAATCACCACATTTTAGCACGTATACACAATTTCCCAGACATACGTGTTTTCTGTATTCACCAATATAAGGACAATCTGGGCTGTGGAACATGACAAAAAGAGAGAAAACATCAGATTCCGTTGGCCGGGATGCCCACGCCTTTTGAAGTGGGAGGGAATCTGAAGAAAACTGTTTTT
This genomic stretch from Fibrobacter sp. harbors:
- a CDS encoding T9SS type A sorting domain-containing protein yields the protein MRLQKKSLLVKLFFMLTFYAAASHAQSYKFDFGSGAASSGYIQVTPQTDFTIQTERHSEAVRVRMYRMDGKIVLNRKMTGSYRYQLPIGHLENGLYLLELVSQNGAKVFNINLMK